AAATTCACACTAACTTATCTCCAGTGAGGGGTCATGATCAGAAATGTATATATTTGCAAACTAAATATTCACGATGAGAACTGAAAACTAATTTTAAGTTGACTGGCATAGATTACTACACTGTTGCCATGTATGCTACCAACCTACAAACTTGTAGCTACCACTGGGTTGGcagctacatgtatacataaacaTTGGTTATTTTGTATGTGGCCAAATCGCTTATCCAGATGGATGCTGGTCCTGACATGGCTGGAAAacagaggtcggactgtatatATCTTCATCATGTGCCACATTGTTATctacctttattttttgtttacatGTTACCATTTGCTGTGTATTTCTACCTTGTAGACAGTTTTGTTTCATGCTTTAGGTTCCTtttgttgtctttctttgtgttGGTATCCTGACCTCTTTGTCTTGTGTCACTTAGAAATACTATAATTTAGTATCATTTTGAGCTTATCAGTTTCCTCTACTTAGTCTGCTCAttctttgtttccatttttttatgcctccgccaacgaagtggccagaggcattatgttttcgggtcgtctgtccgtccgtacgtccgtcccgttttgtttttgtcgatatctcaagaaccgtgtggtggttttacatcaaacttggtatgagggtatatcctggggggataatactttgtttggattttagggtcacgggatcaaaggtcaaaggtcacaggttattttgtgaaaaaaaaggttgaaatttcatgtttttctccatatctcgcaaatggttcaaggtatcttcatggaacttagtgtatatgtatgtaccgatgggcagtgattatctagagaagttgggggtcatgggtcaaaggtcaagggtcaaaggtcaaggtcaactcctcaaaatatcactactttccttatatttatgcaattttttaaaaacttgatgtatgcatgtattacccaatatatattctgtgggaagtttcttgccaaaaggtcaaaggtcaatggtcaGGTGAAAgagctaaattgcactttttcctccatatctcgaaagtaactcaaggtatcatcatgaaacttacatatttatgcatgttctacctaacagtgattctctttggaactgtgaggttaaaggtcaaaggcctggtttagataatactattttaccatttgatactgaaattatactttttctcaataccttgaaaattacttaatgcataaacttataaaagggtcaaaagtcaagtaaaaatcaccagttccccaaatacctgcactctgacgttttaatcattcatccaattgaaatTAGTTCTAGGAAGGTGAACATTTGTAtcacccctaaatgtaatatcaacgctaaatgtaatatcgaccctaaatgtaatacaccttaaccctaaatgtaataacaaccctaaatgtaatacattttaacgctaaatgtaataatcgagtcaaccctaaatgtaatacattttaaccctaaatgtaataaccggagacaaccctaaatgtaatacatatcaaccctaaatgtaatatcgaccctaaatgtaatacatgtcaaccctaaatgtaatatcgaccctaaatgtaatactttttaacccttaatgtaatatcgaccctaaatgtaatacatcttaaccctaaatgtaatatcgaccctaaatgtaatacacctcaactctaaatgtaataacaaccctaaatgtaatacatttcaaccctaaatgtaatatcgaccctaaatgtaatacatcttaacgctaaatgtaatatcgaccctaaatgtaatacatcttaacgctaaatgtaataacaaccctaaatgtaatacattttaatgctaaatgtaataacaatcctaaatgtaattcatgtcaacTCTTAATGTGATACATCTTGACGCTTAATGTAATTACCACCCTAAATGTAAAAACCTCATTATAGAGAGTGTAACCAACGCAGAATATCGGGCAAAAGGTCAGGGGGTATATCAAAGGGATATGACGCAACTTCTTATAGCACTCTTGAAAGAGCAGCAATAGCTgcttagatttgtttttgttgcttacTCAGGTAAAGATCACACAGTCTTAATAATTCCtttgtttgctgcaaagttaATTAGGTACATTCGacatagtttttctttttaatctataCCTTTATCATGCaatcacataaacattttgtattccaaTCTTCATTCAGTGTTCACGtttgtttaaagttttgatgaaaaagaaaaaaaaaatgggcaaaaatTCTTTGCAAGGAAATTCTGAATATGAATGATATtgctagaaaaacaaaacaaaacacataccTACTGATGAAACGGGATGATAAAGCGAGTAGattgagaaaattagaaattagAAAGATTTAGAAAGATTTCGCAAATTTTTTTACGAACCATCATTATCTATGTAATGTTTTCAATGACGAAATATCTGTCACACATTGACATCGCAGCAAATCACTGTCCGAAATATTAGCCTCATGACATTGTTCACGACTCCTGGTAATCACGACTATACTTACACGAAACTGGGACAATAATTGGTCTTGGGGAGGGTACAcgaaataaatttaaaaatgccagtaaagcaaaaagaaatagatgtcttttttatcatctttgAGTCACCATTTATATATTGACTtttctatgatatatgaatgtatGAGTAAGGCAAACTGACTTAActtttgcccatttttttttctttttcaacaaaattctAAGCAATAATGAACACTGAATAAAGAttggaatacaaaatgtttatgtgatagcaTGATAAAGCTAATAGATTTAAGAACTATGTAACATGGACCTAATTAACTTTGCAGCAAACGATAGATTTAATAAGACTGTGTGATTTTTACCtgggtaaacaacaaaaacaagtctAACCAACAATTATCGTTCTTTCAAGAGTGCGAGAGAAAGTTGCGTCATATCTCCTTCGTATACCCCCTGACAATTTGCCCGATATTCTGCGTTGCTTACCCTCTCTATAATCAGGTGTATACATTTAAGGTCGTAATTACATTAAGCgttgaatatattatatttgatagggttgacatgaattacattaaggattgttattacatttagcgttaaaatgtattaatttagggttgttattacatttagcgttaagatgtattacatttagggtcgatattacatttagggttgaaatgtattacatttagggttgttattacatttagggttgaggtgtattacatttagggtcgatattacatttagggttaagatgtattacatttagggtcgatattacatttagggttaaaaagtattacatttagggtcgatattacatttagggttgacatgtattacatttagggtcgatattgcatttagggttgacatgtattacatttagggttgtctccggttattacatttagggttaaaatgtattacatttagggttgactcgattattacatttagcgttaaaatgtattacatttagggttgttattacatttagggttaaggtgtattacatttagggtcgatattacatttagcgttgatattacatttaggggtgatacaacattcagcacatttgtggcaaacctgttattttaatattttgccaataaaattgtgtgaaactgtcatcacacattgtcaagacattgtactatacacctattaggagaaccatgcattatggcggaggcataccagtcgccgtagcgacatttctagtttttttttgcatatgatttgtctctctctttcaaacttttcattctattttattcTGTCCCTCATATATTCTAGATCTACATATTATCTCTCTGTCTGTTGATCTAAGGTAATATGCAGCCAGCTCTCTGTACTGCATTCTTTTAATGTTCCATACCTAAAGATGTTTTCCTCAAGTATCTTTTGGTGTCCAAAAACTTTCAGCATTGCTTTTAGTTTTTCCTTTCTCATGGacatgattggggggggggggggggggggcgaaatAGACACATCATCTGTGATTCCAATATTTTTCCAAAAACCCAAAGTGATTCTGTAAATTGTGTTCTGTGTACCAACCACAAAGTCTTTTTTGCATGTCACTGGAAGGCAGTATAATTATTCTCTATAATTTTGGTCCCCCTAAAAAAGAAACATAGTGGCTTGAAATGATAGGACACATTTATATTCATTGGGAATTCTAGCTGCCCAATCAGGCCAAAGCATAGCCTTTTTGGGGAATTTGGTGGCCGTTCACCATTTTTTACTGGCCCTTGGCCACCAGGCAGGCTATCGCTAATGTCAAGTCCTATCATCTTGTGTAAGGAAGATTTGTCAATCattcatgtgtattttttttttatttaacaacaaaaaaatcttaAGTGGATGATACAATGTAAAACTTTTACTGAAAGATGGTTTCCTTGTTCCTTTTCTGCGCGTTGTGAACTCCAACGACATTTGGCATCTGAAACATCCTGCCCTCTGCCGCCTCCTGACCATactgtaacaacaacaacctccATTTGATCTGTGTGGACATCACCAACAAAATGCAAATGATCAACCTGTTGCATGTCTGATTCATGGGCAATTGCCTTCCTGTAAGTATGAttctttgatgtatttttttcttattttaatccaaactttttttcttgcaatgtTTTTTGGTCTGTCCATCCCTTTCAAACATGGGTGCAATGAATCTTTCCATCACTTTCTATGTTTTCTACCTTCTCTGAtatgatattctgcataaaaatgAATCTTGTTAATTGtgtatttgtattcattttttgcCACTGTCGTGACTTGTCATACCATTTGATTGAAATTTTTCTCACCTACATGGAAACATTTGACTAGAAGAAAGCACAaagtgatgatgaggatgatgataatgatgatgttgaggTTTCAAGCTCTTCTGAGGAATCCCCAGAGGAGCATATGTCTGCTAAGCAACTCCGAGATATGTTAGATGCTGATGATGGTAAGGCATtggcaaagaagaagaaaaagaagagcaaGGGCATGAAAGAGGTAGATGgaaaaggagacaaaaaaattcgaaaagagaaaaagaagacaaagaagaggaagaagcagGTTGAAAGTGTTTCTCCACGTGGTAAAGTTGCACCCAGGAAAAAGGAAGTGTCAAGAACTGAGTCCAGTGACTCTGACAGTGCTTCCTCATATGCAAGTCCTGAGCAGCAGGACAAAAAGACCCCCAAGTCCAGCAAAGTCAGTAAGTCTGAAGAGCTAAAGAGGACGGAGAAGACGAGAGTGGCTAGTAGGAAGCGTTCAAGGCAGGAGACCGCTTCGCCAGTGAGGAAAAGCCGTAGCAAGACCAGGAGAGCTGACCTTGTCCGCAGAAGTGTGTCTGATTCTTCCACGATGTCATCAACGGATGACGAGAAGGTCAGTACAAAAGAGTCGAAAAAGAGGAAAGGCAGAGAAAAGAGATCTCTGAACAAACATAACTCCAAGAGAAACAGAGATGAGTCAGATACGTTTTCAAGTGGCTCCTCGTCTTCCCCTGAAAATGCCAAAAGTGCAAACAAGAAGCATCAGAAGAAAAAAGGGTCAACCAAAGATGCGTCAGTAGAGAAAAGGAGGAAAGCAAAGGACACGGATGTGTCCTCATCTTCAAACTCAAACGAAACATCTGAATCACTCTCGCCATCTCCCAAgcgaaaaaagacaaaacattcTAAACAGACCAAgaaaaaggtcaagaaaaatttGAAGAGCTTGAAGAAGAGAAACGAAAGTGCCTCAGAAACATCCTCTGGACAAGACACTGATGCAGAAGAGGTGTCAGTAAAACGAAAAGgtcacaagaaaaagaaaaagaacaagaaaaagaagaaacaggCAAGGTCTCCTTCTGTATCTGTTGCATCTGGTGAAAGCTCAGAGTCTCTTGAGAGAAAAACATCTGTGGACACAAGAAcacagaaaagaagagaaaaacataaaTCAAGAGATTTAACAGATGAATCACTGTCACCACCCTCTGATAGTTCTATGTCACCCCAAAAGGTTAAGCACAGCAAAGAGGGGAAACGGAAGTCAAAGAGGGCTGAACAGTCATCACCAATTAGTGAAAAATCTAAGAGAAGATCAAGATCTGTTTCTTCAGGTAACCAAGACGTATCATATGAAAAGATCCAAGAATATAGTATGAGTGAAGTCAAACTAGGCAAGAAGCGTTCCAAATCCAGTGATATGTATGCACTGAGTCTGCAAGAGCACTCCAAAAGAAAGTCATCACCAGATCCCGAAACTAAATCACTCAAAGggcagaagaaaaaacattCCAAGCATTCCAAGCATTCTTCTGATTCCGGGTCAGAGAAGCAGGATGGTAAAGTTGACAAGATCACAGAATATCAGCAATCACTCTCACCAGGCAAAGACaagtccaaaaacaaagaaaagaagagcaaaTCCAAAGAGGATGAAGTGAAACATGAATATAAGAGAAGTGGCAGCAGGAGTGAACATTTGGAAAACAAATCAGATAGGTCACACCACTCAACAGAGAGGCATTCACCGAAGGATAAAGCAGAGGACAAAAAGAAGCGGAAATCTGGGAGTGTTTCATCAAGATCGAAATCATCTTCTCCGGTTAGGAAGGTTGACAAGACAAACAAAGGTGTTGAATCAGAGAGTGTACATAAAAGCAGGGATGGCATCcatgaaagcaaacaaaaaaggtCCAGGGTGTCTAGGTCTAAATCTCCCAAATCTAAAGAGCAGGAGTCCCCGAATCATGAAACACCGGCCAGGGACAGAAAAAGGAAACGGGATGAGTCTTCCAAAATGCCACCAGTGTCCCCAGGACGGACGAGGTCTGAAAGAACATCAAAGGACTCAGGAGAGACAGAGGTATCTGAAAAACAGCACAGAAGAGATTCCAGAGAGAAAGCAGAAATTAAGGAGAGATCAGCATCATCAGAGAAAAGTAGAAGCCGATCACAATCTGCTGATAAAAAGGCATCACATTCACCACGCGACAGGAAGAGAAGGGACAGTAGGCGTAGTCCATCTCCCGTCGGTGAGAGCAGCCGTCCGAGTTCACGGGAAGAGAGGGGTGTCAGTAGAAGGTCTAGAAATTCTAGGAGCTCTTCAGTTGATCAAGCAGAGAGGCGTCGGCAGTCAAGAGCAGATGACAGAAGAGAGTCAGAAAGGAAGAGGTCAATAGGCAGTGAAAGGAGTAAAAGTCGAGAGCGTGACAGGGATGCGGCAAAGGGAGAAGCCAACAGGGGAAGTGCTAAAGAGAGACGTTATTCTGACGAAAGGAATCGTGGAAGATCTGAAGATAGGGACAGGCGGAGATCAAATGATAGCAAAGGTAGAGACTTCGATGAAGGACGAAGGTCGTTGGATGATATGTCCAATGACAGGGACAAAGTGAGAGATGAAAGGGATAGGGATAGGAAGAAATCAGATCAGGAAAGGCACAAAACAGAGAGATCCAATGAAAGAAGAGGGCAGTCTAGAGACGGGGAAGTGAAGTCAAAGGACACCACAGAatcaaagaaaagagagaagcCTGAGGAAAGAGACTCCAAAACTACTGAAAAGAGTGCAGACAAGAAAAGCAGTGGGAGCAGAGGAACGTCACTTGAGAAACAAACTTCGAAAGAAGGTACAGCAGTGGCGGTTTCTGAAATTCCAGTTCCTCCCGATAATGAAGTGAAACATCCCACCAAGAAAGATCTGACACCAATACAATATGTTACTTCAGGCTCGTGTAAGGATGAAATCATTAAGGTGAAGAGCAAGTGGGACACTGACAGTGAAGATGACGACGATGCTTCTGGAAATGTCCAGGGCAGAaaaagagggggtgggggaggaagaggaggagccCTAAGTAGTCATGGATCCCAGAATCAATCCTCTCAATTCACAGGTCTTGCCAGTAATTATGGCCAGGGTTCAGGAGGGTATCGGAGACATGACAATTACCATTGTGATCAAAAGGGGACACCTCCCACAATAATCAGCAACCTGTTTCAAGTAGGAGAAATCGGTGAAAGTCTACGCTGCATGGGATGTTTCTGTTCCCACTTTTACAATGCTCCTCTTCGACTAAGAGGGGGTTCTGCAGCTTCTCCACCCAAACTGGAGCCAGACCAGATGGATTCAGACTTGTCATGCAGCTCAAACGGTGCAGCTGATTCGGACAACGAATTGACGGCAGATCATATTGAGGGGCAGGCTAAGGGAGAGAATTACAGGTCACTATCTTCGTCAAGTGACAGAAGTTCAGTTAGCAAGAAGCGACTCAGACGTTCATCTAGGAGTCGCAGCAGGGAATCATCCAGAAGTCATAGTGACAAATCTGAGAGGAGTTCTGATGACACTTCTTCATCATCAAGAAGCAGTTCAAGATCTTCATCAAGGTCTTCATTCTCTGATGATTCTTCGAGTAGgagcagcagcagtagcagaaGTTCCGGGAGCCATTCTTCAACGACGTCATCACGCGCTTCATCCCCACATGTTGAGGCAAGCTGTGATTCCATGCCAAGTCGAAAAGAAATGTCTGATTCTCACTCCTCCAACTCAGATTCCGGCAGTGACGGTGCCTATGCACTGTTTGATAGTTGGGAGGATTACATGGATAGTAAGGGACATTACGTTGCTAAAGAGTTGTCACGTGAGCAAAGTCATGACTCACAATTGCATGacaaggggaaaacaaaaacagcaccTCGAGAAACAAATGCAGGGAAGCAAGGAAGGGAGGGATCTGGTCAAGAAACACTAGACAGCAGTAGCCCAAAGGAACTACATCAACAAGAAAAGCAGAACACTGCCAGAGGTactaaacacatacacaacagGAGAGATGACCATGAGGAATCACGTTTGAGTGAAGGAGAGCCCATGAAACATTCAACTGATGATAGAGAAAGACCCACCAGTCGTACCTCAACCGTtgctgataatgataaaaggggTAGAAATGTTCCTGCAAACCCCTTAAAGCGGTGCCATGAAGACACCAGGGCTTTTCATCACACATCCTCTCGTGCTAGGAGGAAAGATGACAGCGACTATAACCCAGAGAAAAGTGGTTACAGTGACAGATACATGGCTAgaactgaaagagagagagaattctATCAGGAACAGCGCCCTGGGCATTATCCACAGTACCCATCCACAGAAGATCGAAGCAGCAAGGGTAGGAGTGAAGGAGAGTATCACTCAGAGAGAAGTTATCACAGAGACAGATACATGGGCAGAACTGAAAGAGAGAGTGAATACCATCGAGAACGCAGCTCTGGGCGCCATTCAGAGTATCACTCCAGAGAAGACCGAGGCTACTACAGACACTCCAGGTATCATGGAGGCAGTCATGACACAACAAGGCACAGGAGGTACTATGAGAGCCagaggggagggaggagggagcgGTTTTGGAAGAGGGCTGACGATGACTGGGGCAGAGGGGTCAAAGAGGTCAAGGagagttgtgtgttttttggtcTCGTTACTCAGTCAAGAGACAGCCTCATCTCACAGCTGTACGATTTATCCCCCAAGAACTCGGAACCACTGTCTCAAAGTTGTCACAAGTGTCGCCAGTGGTGGCTTTGACGCAAAATCAATAATAGAAGTTCAATTTGACACTATGAATGTTTGCTTGTTATCGACTTCATAATTtggttgtacatgtattcttttatgGATTTCCCacttgcatgaaatataagctTATTATTATCAGAGCTCTG
The Diadema setosum chromosome 21, eeDiaSeto1, whole genome shotgun sequence DNA segment above includes these coding regions:
- the LOC140244648 gene encoding uncharacterized protein isoform X1, with the translated sequence MHRNLYQQAVRMHGSDFAALVEEHQGENVTFISGINAEPSNGETAGDGEQRESVASNAEPVPSAIQRGGARLTGTLRDLVQPHMNIDSSAEEGSSKSDTSPEILPLGVPRELHEPFNESSKSSEKHNRTGENHTHTSHHNSKIEEKTSNTFASRLRTFIAKKADILFQPAATQEHDQSPCVEDSEDLDYYAILPPAEQFMEVPPDDARKRLFEILKAGDIIGGSIIAIKDFGMFIRVLCLCGQGSRYIQNCDVVGLLPKGELGDRFSQKAELEDFRVMDVVRCLVVKADPVNEKIILTMKNDKEDNEAYPLGIVNEGALPVHYRRSQTQLDTRESYDEMLDNTLGFDNPSNVAYLADILHIDDKDPPSLMTSLQSSKFPVEEHAEALRKWQSHKWSMESVARGVEHFKASRHIEAMQQLNRALEIDPENVEGLVARGALYANQDNLSKAIKDFAEALRLKPSHKNANKYMCETLFEKGKQCEEETDREKAIDCYQSALDLNPDFEEARACLQKLTKVSRRKKAQSDDEDDDNDDVEVSSSSEESPEEHMSAKQLRDMLDADDGKALAKKKKKKSKGMKEVDGKGDKKIRKEKKKTKKRKKQVESVSPRGKVAPRKKEVSRTESSDSDSASSYASPEQQDKKTPKSSKVSKSEELKRTEKTRVASRKRSRQETASPVRKSRSKTRRADLVRRSVSDSSTMSSTDDEKVSTKESKKRKGREKRSLNKHNSKRNRDESDTFSSGSSSSPENAKSANKKHQKKKGSTKDASVEKRRKAKDTDVSSSSNSNETSESLSPSPKRKKTKHSKQTKKKVKKNLKSLKKRNESASETSSGQDTDAEEVSVKRKGHKKKKKNKKKKKQARSPSVSVASGESSESLERKTSVDTRTQKRREKHKSRDLTDESLSPPSDSSMSPQKVKHSKEGKRKSKRAEQSSPISEKSKRRSRSVSSGNQDVSYEKIQEYSMSEVKLGKKRSKSSDMYALSLQEHSKRKSSPDPETKSLKGQKKKHSKHSKHSSDSGSEKQDGKVDKITEYQQSLSPGKDKSKNKEKKSKSKEDEVKHEYKRSGSRSEHLENKSDRSHHSTERHSPKDKAEDKKKRKSGSVSSRSKSSSPVRKVDKTNKGVESESVHKSRDGIHESKQKRSRVSRSKSPKSKEQESPNHETPARDRKRKRDESSKMPPVSPGRTRSERTSKDSGETEVSEKQHRRDSREKAEIKERSASSEKSRSRSQSADKKASHSPRDRKRRDSRRSPSPVGESSRPSSREERGVSRRSRNSRSSSVDQAERRRQSRADDRRESERKRSIGSERSKSRERDRDAAKGEANRGSAKERRYSDERNRGRSEDRDRRRSNDSKGRDFDEGRRSLDDMSNDRDKVRDERDRDRKKSDQERHKTERSNERRGQSRDGEVKSKDTTESKKREKPEERDSKTTEKSADKKSSGSRGTSLEKQTSKEGTAVAVSEIPVPPDNEVKHPTKKDLTPIQYVTSGSCKDEIIKVKSKWDTDSEDDDDASGNVQGRKRGGGGGRGGALSSHGSQNQSSQFTGLASNYGQGSGGYRRHDNYHCDQKGTPPTIISNLFQVGEIGESLRCMGCFCSHFYNAPLRLRGGSAASPPKLEPDQMDSDLSCSSNGAADSDNELTADHIEGQAKGENYRSLSSSSDRSSVSKKRLRRSSRSRSRESSRSHSDKSERSSDDTSSSSRSSSRSSSRSSFSDDSSSRSSSSSRSSGSHSSTTSSRASSPHVEASCDSMPSRKEMSDSHSSNSDSGSDGAYALFDSWEDYMDSKGHYVAKELSREQSHDSQLHDKGKTKTAPRETNAGKQGREGSGQETLDSSSPKELHQQEKQNTARGTKHIHNRRDDHEESRLSEGEPMKHSTDDRERPTSRTSTVADNDKRGRNVPANPLKRCHEDTRAFHHTSSRARRKDDSDYNPEKSGYSDRYMARTEREREFYQEQRPGHYPQYPSTEDRSSKGRSEGEYHSERSYHRDRYMGRTERESEYHRERSSGRHSEYHSREDRGYYRHSRYHGGSHDTTRHRRYYESQRGGRRERFWKRADDDWGRGVKEVKESCVFFGLVTQSRDSLISQLYDLSPKNSEPLSQSCHKCRQWWL
- the LOC140244648 gene encoding uncharacterized protein isoform X2 — encoded protein: MHRNLYQQAVRMHGSDFAALVEEHQGENVTFISGINAEPSNGETAGDGEQRESVASNAEPVPSAIQRGGARLTGTLRDLVQPHMNIDSSAEEGSSKSDTSPEILPLGVPRELHEPFNESSKSSEKHNRTGENHTHTSHHNSKIEEKTSNTFASRLRTFIAKKADILFQPAATQEHDQSPCVEDSEDLDYYAILPPAEQFMEVPPDDARKRLFEILKAGDIIGGSIIAIKDFGMFIRVLCLCGQGSRYIQNCDVVGLLPKGELGDRFSQKAELEDFRVMDVVRCLVVKADPVNEKIILTMKNDKEDNEAYPLGIVNEGALPVHYRRSQTQLDTRESYDEMLDNTLGFDNPSNVAYLADILHIDDKDPPSLMTSLQSSKFPVEEHAEALRKWQSHKWSMESVARGVEHFKASRHIEAMQQLNRALEIDPENVEGLVARGALYANQDNLSKAIKDFAEALRLKPSHKNANKYMCETLFEKGKQCEEETDREKAIDCYQSALDLNPDFEEARACLQKLTKVSRRKAQSDDEDDDNDDVEVSSSSEESPEEHMSAKQLRDMLDADDGKALAKKKKKKSKGMKEVDGKGDKKIRKEKKKTKKRKKQVESVSPRGKVAPRKKEVSRTESSDSDSASSYASPEQQDKKTPKSSKVSKSEELKRTEKTRVASRKRSRQETASPVRKSRSKTRRADLVRRSVSDSSTMSSTDDEKVSTKESKKRKGREKRSLNKHNSKRNRDESDTFSSGSSSSPENAKSANKKHQKKKGSTKDASVEKRRKAKDTDVSSSSNSNETSESLSPSPKRKKTKHSKQTKKKVKKNLKSLKKRNESASETSSGQDTDAEEVSVKRKGHKKKKKNKKKKKQARSPSVSVASGESSESLERKTSVDTRTQKRREKHKSRDLTDESLSPPSDSSMSPQKVKHSKEGKRKSKRAEQSSPISEKSKRRSRSVSSGNQDVSYEKIQEYSMSEVKLGKKRSKSSDMYALSLQEHSKRKSSPDPETKSLKGQKKKHSKHSKHSSDSGSEKQDGKVDKITEYQQSLSPGKDKSKNKEKKSKSKEDEVKHEYKRSGSRSEHLENKSDRSHHSTERHSPKDKAEDKKKRKSGSVSSRSKSSSPVRKVDKTNKGVESESVHKSRDGIHESKQKRSRVSRSKSPKSKEQESPNHETPARDRKRKRDESSKMPPVSPGRTRSERTSKDSGETEVSEKQHRRDSREKAEIKERSASSEKSRSRSQSADKKASHSPRDRKRRDSRRSPSPVGESSRPSSREERGVSRRSRNSRSSSVDQAERRRQSRADDRRESERKRSIGSERSKSRERDRDAAKGEANRGSAKERRYSDERNRGRSEDRDRRRSNDSKGRDFDEGRRSLDDMSNDRDKVRDERDRDRKKSDQERHKTERSNERRGQSRDGEVKSKDTTESKKREKPEERDSKTTEKSADKKSSGSRGTSLEKQTSKEGTAVAVSEIPVPPDNEVKHPTKKDLTPIQYVTSGSCKDEIIKVKSKWDTDSEDDDDASGNVQGRKRGGGGGRGGALSSHGSQNQSSQFTGLASNYGQGSGGYRRHDNYHCDQKGTPPTIISNLFQVGEIGESLRCMGCFCSHFYNAPLRLRGGSAASPPKLEPDQMDSDLSCSSNGAADSDNELTADHIEGQAKGENYRSLSSSSDRSSVSKKRLRRSSRSRSRESSRSHSDKSERSSDDTSSSSRSSSRSSSRSSFSDDSSSRSSSSSRSSGSHSSTTSSRASSPHVEASCDSMPSRKEMSDSHSSNSDSGSDGAYALFDSWEDYMDSKGHYVAKELSREQSHDSQLHDKGKTKTAPRETNAGKQGREGSGQETLDSSSPKELHQQEKQNTARGTKHIHNRRDDHEESRLSEGEPMKHSTDDRERPTSRTSTVADNDKRGRNVPANPLKRCHEDTRAFHHTSSRARRKDDSDYNPEKSGYSDRYMARTEREREFYQEQRPGHYPQYPSTEDRSSKGRSEGEYHSERSYHRDRYMGRTERESEYHRERSSGRHSEYHSREDRGYYRHSRYHGGSHDTTRHRRYYESQRGGRRERFWKRADDDWGRGVKEVKESCVFFGLVTQSRDSLISQLYDLSPKNSEPLSQSCHKCRQWWL